One region of Krasilnikovia cinnamomea genomic DNA includes:
- a CDS encoding NACHT domain-containing protein, with the protein MAAAVESLVRDQLEQWARELAARLQGGPYPLPVRWKVEPTVMASWAAVHGRPGGGPLFLEGNVDEISVMFTRSESPRRLVVLGKSGAGKSVLALYLTVALLDAALAEIRRSGGTADPVPVLLSIGGWDPQQPLSEWIAEQLVAGNPLLAPMVTGPDGTRRSLAKELVVTGRILPVLDGLDEIALGQHQAALAGIETAAGQLRHFVLTCRTGPYEAAVTGHGALASTPVVQIQALTTGEVGRYLVEGTDQGPNRWDRVTEQLHTQPDSPLAQVLTTPLYASLARVVYRARGTRPDELLDADWAGTRAGIENSLIERLTPVAFAAATRRRRARTAEETAAAHRHLIFLAGYLRRCGTYDLAWWQLHRALPRWGRSLAGGLAGGLAGGMAFGLTGGLEDGLMGCLVGGPVVGLVGYLAPPVPRRVDIRARRLLARTWGGLGDGLRYGLGFGLLFGLLNVLSGGGFAAWFGAGFALGLVVGILGGLMGGLWGGLLRNVDDDQRASSPTTLLSDDRAASLAGGLFGGLAGAFMGVFTGMFANSPTMGLTVGLRIGLISGCMGVLTGAWGWFLLARVLLAMRGSIPWNLVAFLHEAHDRGLLRQAGGVYQFRHARLQDHLAGSEVVAARGPAPAGAHRSPAESADGPADRGAAWHCRWFADRFGR; encoded by the coding sequence GTGGCCGCCGCAGTGGAAAGCCTCGTGCGGGACCAGCTCGAGCAGTGGGCCCGCGAGCTGGCCGCCCGGCTACAAGGCGGTCCCTACCCGCTGCCGGTGCGCTGGAAGGTCGAACCCACCGTGATGGCCAGTTGGGCTGCGGTCCATGGTCGGCCCGGTGGCGGGCCGCTGTTCCTGGAAGGGAACGTCGACGAGATCTCGGTGATGTTCACCCGTTCCGAGTCGCCGCGGCGGTTGGTGGTGCTGGGTAAGTCGGGGGCGGGCAAGTCTGTCTTGGCGTTGTACCTGACCGTTGCTCTGCTCGACGCGGCCTTGGCCGAGATCAGGCGCAGCGGGGGGACGGCCGATCCGGTTCCGGTGCTGTTGTCGATCGGCGGCTGGGATCCGCAACAGCCGCTGTCAGAGTGGATCGCCGAGCAGTTGGTCGCCGGTAACCCATTGCTGGCCCCTATGGTGACCGGCCCGGACGGTACGCGGCGCAGCCTGGCGAAGGAGCTGGTCGTCACGGGTCGGATTCTGCCGGTTCTGGACGGCTTGGATGAGATCGCCCTCGGACAGCATCAAGCGGCGTTGGCGGGTATCGAGACGGCGGCCGGGCAGCTACGGCATTTCGTGCTGACCTGCCGCACCGGGCCCTACGAGGCCGCGGTCACCGGACACGGGGCGCTGGCGAGTACCCCGGTAGTGCAGATCCAGGCGCTGACCACCGGGGAGGTGGGCCGCTACCTTGTGGAGGGCACTGACCAAGGCCCTAACCGCTGGGACCGGGTCACCGAGCAGCTGCACACCCAGCCGGACTCGCCGTTGGCCCAAGTGCTGACCACGCCGTTGTACGCCTCGTTGGCGCGGGTGGTGTACCGGGCACGCGGAACCCGCCCGGACGAACTGCTGGACGCCGACTGGGCAGGCACCCGCGCGGGCATCGAAAATTCTTTGATCGAGCGGCTGACTCCGGTGGCCTTCGCCGCCGCCACCCGCCGCCGTCGTGCCCGCACCGCCGAAGAGACCGCCGCCGCGCATCGGCACCTGATCTTCCTGGCCGGCTATCTCCGCCGGTGCGGGACCTACGACCTGGCCTGGTGGCAGCTCCATCGCGCGCTGCCCCGCTGGGGGCGCAGCCTCGCGGGCGGTCTCGCCGGAGGGCTCGCGGGTGGGATGGCGTTCGGTCTCACCGGCGGTCTCGAGGACGGGCTGATGGGCTGTCTGGTGGGCGGGCCCGTGGTCGGTCTGGTCGGGTACCTGGCGCCGCCGGTTCCACGGCGGGTGGACATCCGTGCCCGCAGACTCTTGGCCAGGACCTGGGGTGGCCTCGGGGACGGGCTCCGGTATGGCCTCGGGTTCGGCCTACTGTTCGGGCTCCTGAACGTGTTGTCTGGCGGCGGATTCGCGGCCTGGTTCGGGGCCGGGTTCGCGCTCGGGCTCGTGGTAGGGATCCTGGGCGGACTTATGGGCGGGCTCTGGGGCGGGCTCCTACGTAACGTCGATGATGATCAACGCGCGTCCAGTCCCACGACCCTTCTGTCCGATGACCGCGCCGCATCGCTTGCGGGCGGGCTCTTCGGTGGACTGGCCGGTGCGTTCATGGGCGTGTTCACTGGCATGTTCGCGAACAGCCCGACGATGGGACTGACGGTCGGGCTCAGGATCGGGCTCATCAGCGGCTGCATGGGCGTGCTCACAGGGGCGTGGGGATGGTTCCTCCTGGCCCGTGTGCTGCTGGCCATGCGCGGCAGTATCCCGTGGAACCTGGTGGCCTTCTTGCACGAAGCCCACGACCGTGGGCTGCTGCGTCAGGCTGGCGGCGTGTACCAATTCCGGCACGCGCGTCTGCAAGACCATCTCGCCGGTTCCGAGGTGGTGGCGGCCCGCGGTCCGGCACCGGCTGGCGCGCATCGATCACCGGCAGAGTCAGCCGACGGACCGGCTGACCGAGGTGCTGCGTGGCATTGTCGCTGGTTCGCTGATCGGTTCGGCCGTTGA